A segment of the Bernardetia sp. genome:
TTCCTTCTATTACCTACAACTTTACCTTCTCATTTGACAAAAAGAAAAAATAATTTGCAGCTATAAATTGTCGGTGGAGACACCGACAATGGCTATAAAAAATCATTGCTTGTATATTTAACAACAATACAATTCAATAAAAACTATGAACCGAATTTATGAGCTCAGCGTAGCTAAAAATATATCATTTTTAAACAAAGCATATATTTTGCTTTTTATCATTATCGCTTTTTCTTCGTGTGAAGAAGTTATTGATTTAGAACTTCGTGGGAAAGATGACCCAGCCTTGATTGTAGAGGCTGAAGTGGTAGATGTAGAAGGATATTCTTTTGTTCGCTTAGGGGAAAGCTTGGACTTTTACGACCCTTCAGAAGAACCCAAAGTTTCTGGTGCAATAGTTTCTGTTACCGACCAAAATGGAAATAAAATGGATTTTTTGGAAAGTAGTGAAGAAGCAGGACTATATTTGCCTCAAGATTCTAATTACAAAGGTGTTGTGGGAAATACTTACAATTTACGTATTGAATATAAAAATGAAGCATTTACGTCTGAAAGTACAATTTTTCCAACTACTGATATAGATTCTGTTCAAATTCGTTTTGTGCCAGAGTCTCGCTTTCAAGATGAAGGGTATTATTTGTTTTTTTATGCGAAAGAACCACAAGAAACAAGAGACTATTATTTTTGGAGAAATTATGTCAATGATACATTAATTTATGACAATGCAGGTGACTTACTATATTCTGCAGATGATGCTGTTGGTGAAAATATAGATGGTTTGCAGCTTCCTTATGCGTATGAGTTGGGCGATACAGTTCGTTTGGAACAATACTCTATTACCAAAGAGGCGTATGATTATTATGATGATTTGGTAGATGTGGTTTTCAATGACGGTGGACTTTTTAGCCCTCCTCCTGTCAATTACTAACATAAAAGGTGAAAATGTACTTGGACTTTTTATGACTTCCTCTATGGTTTCGGTTACAGTGGTTGTTGAAGATGAAGAGTAAAGT
Coding sequences within it:
- a CDS encoding DUF4249 domain-containing protein; translated protein: MNRIYELSVAKNISFLNKAYILLFIIIAFSSCEEVIDLELRGKDDPALIVEAEVVDVEGYSFVRLGESLDFYDPSEEPKVSGAIVSVTDQNGNKMDFLESSEEAGLYLPQDSNYKGVVGNTYNLRIEYKNEAFTSESTIFPTTDIDSVQIRFVPESRFQDEGYYLFFYAKEPQETRDYYFWRNYVNDTLIYDNAGDLLYSADDAVGENIDGLQLPYAYELGDTVRLEQYSITKEAYDYYDDLVDVVFNDGGLFSPPPVNY